In Buchananella sp. 14KM1171, the genomic stretch CGTCGCCGTAGGACCAGAATTCTTCGTGGATTTCCGTGGCCTCGTCCGCGGAGCCGTACAGCGCTACCGCCGCTACCAGTAGCCACATGAACCGAAATCGGCGGGACAGGAATGCCACGAACACTGCCGCGACCGCCAAAATGATCCACTGCGAGGCCGCCCACCAGCTCGAGAGGTTGTATTCGCCTCCCACGTTGAACCAGTTCCAGGTCTCCCACCACGGGGAGGACGCGTCCCCGCGCCGCCCCACGGTCAGCCATAGCACGCCCGACGTTCCCACCGTCGCCGTCGAAATAAGCAGCATGAGCCAGATTAGCCAGCCTGAGAAGCTAGAAAAGGACAGCCTGAGGCGCTTGAGCATGGTATGTCTCCCACTGGAGGAAATGGGCGGCAAACTATCCGCGCCTTGCAAGCAACGCGCCAATTAAACGATAGGTGAGGCAGCCTGCGAATTCTGGCGATTCGACGCAGCATTGCAGCCCCACTCCTACAAATCCTCCCGCCCAACGCCACCTCACTCCGCACGCCCACACCCACACCCCCGAAAACCCGAACGGGGGCTGCGTTCCTTCGAACGCAGCCCCCGCCACAGCCGGGCCCCGGGACAAGCCCCCGCCTTAGGCGAAGAGCTTTTGCCCCAGGTAGTCCTCGCCGTCCCGCAGCCCGGGCAGGACCAGGTAGACGGCAGAGGACAGGTGCTGGATGTACTCGGTGAGCAGGTCGTCCTTCATGCGCGCGAGGACCGGGATGAAGCTCTCCGCAGGGTTACGCACGAATGCGATGAAGAACAGGCCCGCGTCCAGGCGACCCAGGTAGTCCACGCCTTCCAGGTAGTTGTATCCGCGCCGCAGCATGCGCGCCCCGGCGTTGTTGTCCGGGTGCATCTGGGCCACGTGGGAGTTCGGGTCGATCGCCAGCCCGGCCGGTGAGGTGGTCCGCTCGGTCCCCTCGGCCTTGAAGTCGGGCGTGTCGAACTCTCCCCCGCCGCTCAGGGGCGCACCGTAGATCTTGTCTCGACCCACGATCCGCTCCTGCTCGCCTAGCGAGAGCTCGTCCCACACCTCCATCATCATCTTGATCTTGCGGGCGCACAGGTATGTGCCGCCGGCCGCCCAGTCGCCCTGGTCGTCGCCGGGCTGGATCCACAGGTGGGAGTCCAGCTCGCTCTTGGCTTCCTCGGCCTTGATGTTGGCGGTGCCGTCCTTGAAGCCGAACAGGTTGCGCGGGGTGGCTTGCGCCGTGGAGGTGGACGAGGTCCTGCCGTACCCCAGCTGCGTCCACCTCATGGTGGCCCGCCCGAAGGCGATGCGGGTGAGGTTGTGCAGCGCGTGCAGGTTGACCATCGGGTCCTCGCTGCACGCCTGGATCACCAGGTCGCCGCCGCCCAGCTTCGGGTCGATCTTCTCCGCCGCCATCGGCGGGATGCCGTCGCGCAGCGCCTTGGGCATCTTTCCGGCCAGCCCGTACCGGTCCACCCCGTCCTTCTCGAACAGCGTGGCGCCCACCCCGAATGTGATGGTGAGCCCGGCCGGGCCCAGGTCGGTGGTCTCGCCGGTGTCGGCCGGCGGCCCGTGCAGGGAGGTGGTGTAGTCCCCCACTAGGTCGCCGTTCGTCATGCGTTCGGCGGCCAGCGTCCAGTCCTGCAGCAGCTGGATGACCTTCTTGCGGTCCTTCGTGGTCAGGTCGAACGCGGCCGTGTGCATCTGTTGCTGCGCGGGGGTGAGCACCCCTTGCTGGTGCACGCCCCTGAACGGGTAGCGCAGCTGGCCGATGTCCCTTGCCGCGCCCCCGCTGGCGGCCGCACCGCCGGTGCCTGCGCCGCGCCCCAGCGCGAATCCGCCCCCGGCCAGGCCAAGGGTGAGCGCTCCCCACCCGGCCAGGCCCAGGAATTGGCGCCGCGTGAGCCCGCCGGCGTTACCGGCCTCACCGCCGCCAGCCGCAGCGTCGCGCCCACCGAGGTGGGGATTGCCGCCGTGGCCGACGTTCCCGCCGGCCCCGCCGCCTTCGTGGCCAGCGCTCGCGCCGGCCGCATCGCCCTGTCCGCCCGTCGCGTGGAACGGACACCCCGCGCCGGGGCCACCCGCGTGGGTGGCCCCGGCGCCGTGCTCGGAGTTGAGCTCCTGGTTCACGGCTACGCCCTTCAGCCCAGCAGCGTCTCGGTCAGCTTGGCCAGCGGCAGGCGCAGGGCGTTGACGGCGTCAGAGAGCTCCTTGCGGGCGGCCTCGTCCACCTTGTCGTAGAAGACGTAACCGTCGCCTTCCTTGTACTTGGCCAGCTCGGCCTCCAGGGCGGCGAACTGGTCCTCGATGTCCTTGGCCAGGTCGGCGTCCTTCTTCTTGGCCAGGGCCTGCACGTTGCCGTAGGCCACCTTGGCGCCCTCGACGTTGGCCTGGAAGTCCCACAGGTCGGTGTGGCTGAAGGCCTCTTCCTCACCGGTGATCTTGGTGGTGGCGACCTCTTCCAGCAGGGTGATGGCGCCGTTGGAGATCTCGTCCAGGCTGACGGAGAAGTCCTCGGAGTAGACCAGGTCGTAGAGCTTCTGGGTGTCGGCCACCAGCTGGTCGGCCATGGCCACGCGCTCGGCTTCGTTCAGGCCCGCGTAGCCGGCCGGGCGCCACAGGTCCTTCTCGATCGGGTGCCAGCCCTGCCAGGTGCCGCCCTCGGAGCCCATGGCCTGCCAGTCCACCTCGCGCAGGTCCAGCGCCGGGTCGATGTCGCCGAAAGCCTCGGCGGTCGGCTCGATGCGCTCGTAGTACATGCGAGTGGGCGCGTAGGAGGCGCGGGCGGCGTCGAAGTCGCCGGCCTTGTAGGTGTCGGCGAACGCCTGGGTGGCGGTCAGCAGCTGGCCGGCCTGGTCGCGCACGTAGGCGGTGTAGTTGGTGACGGCCTCCTCCACGACGGCCTTCTCGTCGGCGGCCAGCTCGATGGTCTTGCCGGAGTCGGTGACGGTGAACTCGCGCACGTCCACCAGGTTGCCGATCATGTTGGTCTTGCAGGCCGTGTAGTAGGTGCCCGGCTCCAGGGTGATGGTGTAGTCCACGGTGGTGCCGGGGCCAACGTTCTCGCGCTCGCCCACGATGCGCAGCTTGTCGGAGGCCAGGATCTCGAACTCGTTGCGGACGGTGCCGTTGTTGGTGAGCTTGAAGCTGGTCACACCGGAGGGGGCGGTGTTGGCGGAGACGTTGCAGGCGTCGTCCGTGATCTCAACGGTGAGGGTGTTGGAGCCGGAGGCGGCGTTGCCGGAGCCGCCGGCGGGGTCGTTGGCGACGCAGCCGGACAGGGCCAGTGCGACGACGGCGCTGAGCG encodes the following:
- the efeB gene encoding iron uptake transporter deferrochelatase/peroxidase subunit produces the protein MNQELNSEHGAGATHAGGPGAGCPFHATGGQGDAAGASAGHEGGGAGGNVGHGGNPHLGGRDAAAGGGEAGNAGGLTRRQFLGLAGWGALTLGLAGGGFALGRGAGTGGAAASGGAARDIGQLRYPFRGVHQQGVLTPAQQQMHTAAFDLTTKDRKKVIQLLQDWTLAAERMTNGDLVGDYTTSLHGPPADTGETTDLGPAGLTITFGVGATLFEKDGVDRYGLAGKMPKALRDGIPPMAAEKIDPKLGGGDLVIQACSEDPMVNLHALHNLTRIAFGRATMRWTQLGYGRTSSTSTAQATPRNLFGFKDGTANIKAEEAKSELDSHLWIQPGDDQGDWAAGGTYLCARKIKMMMEVWDELSLGEQERIVGRDKIYGAPLSGGGEFDTPDFKAEGTERTTSPAGLAIDPNSHVAQMHPDNNAGARMLRRGYNYLEGVDYLGRLDAGLFFIAFVRNPAESFIPVLARMKDDLLTEYIQHLSSAVYLVLPGLRDGEDYLGQKLFA
- the efeO gene encoding iron uptake system protein EfeO, coding for MRNLTRIGALSAVVALALSGCVANDPAGGSGNAASGSNTLTVEITDDACNVSANTAPSGVTSFKLTNNGTVRNEFEILASDKLRIVGERENVGPGTTVDYTITLEPGTYYTACKTNMIGNLVDVREFTVTDSGKTIELAADEKAVVEEAVTNYTAYVRDQAGQLLTATQAFADTYKAGDFDAARASYAPTRMYYERIEPTAEAFGDIDPALDLREVDWQAMGSEGGTWQGWHPIEKDLWRPAGYAGLNEAERVAMADQLVADTQKLYDLVYSEDFSVSLDEISNGAITLLEEVATTKITGEEEAFSHTDLWDFQANVEGAKVAYGNVQALAKKKDADLAKDIEDQFAALEAELAKYKEGDGYVFYDKVDEAARKELSDAVNALRLPLAKLTETLLG